TCATGTATGTATAAATGTGTTCTCGGGTTCAAACAGATATCATCGGTtcctcgggttcggttcgggtaatacccgatacctGTGGGTATTTGGAAACGAAAACCGAGTGGTTATTTATACAGAAGCGGGTCGGAGTCGGGTCGAGTTTTTGCGGGTCAGGGTCGGGTCGGTTCCTCGGGTTTGGTTTATTTGCCCAAGCCTATATTGTACCAAGGACTTTTTTTAGGTTGAATATAagttaacatttattaaaaaaatatatatatatatatatgcaacttGTATATTCAGCTTAACTCTAGACTAAGTAACTGTCCAACTAGTTCTCACCTTAGCCAAACGGGTTGAATCTTCGCTTTAGAAATAACAACAACGTAAATACGGAACAAGACTTCTCAATCTGCATGGTTTAGATTAATCGATCAAAGATTATATTCTAATAATAATCTATGGTTTAATCTAATAACCAAAATCCAGTTTAATTGTTAATTGATGTTTcctattaaattaattagaccgGAATCCAATAATTTAATACATCACAATTTCATTCCCACAACTATGATAATACGTTCCGgctaccaaaaaagaaaatgataataTGTTCCAGGTTTTGCAATCCCAATTTATCTCCGTAACTACATAACCAATTTTAATCAATTCCACAAACCCAATTCATACTAATCGCATAACTCCATAATCCCCGTACGTGTATTATCACGTTACCAATCTATTGTGGTTTAATTAAACATGAGATCTTTTGGTTTAGCTTGGTTTAAGCTAACAaaataacacaacacaaacacacacgAGACTAGCTTCGCCGTTTACCTCTCTCTCCAACTTTTCTCGGCGGGTATCCTCGACGACTCAACGTGACGGTTTAGTCACACGGTGGCTACTTCCCCATGGCTCAGCAACATACATCACAAGCAAGCAACAGATGAAGGATTTCGAATGACATAAAAAAATAAGGGGATTAGGTCTACAACAGTCAGTAATTTCCAGCCAAGTCATAAAACAAATCTAGGTTTCCTTACCTATAATGGCCTCGACGTTGAGCTACGGCTGCTCCGGTGTCAGCGGATGACATCTCTGGTGACACACGGTGGCTGATTGACCAATGGCGGTGATCGATGGTGACCAGCGAGAactgttggatatgggctttgccccccACATTTACATAACCCCAAACAGAAGATCTTAAGAAGTTTTGGGCCTGAAGTCTTGGATCTGGTCCATCTGGCCGCAGGGGCAAAATACGAAGAGACAGAAAAAACCCTAGGTCAATGGCCCACTATAAGTACCTGATGTCATTGTCACATCAAGGATGCACTTTTtggcaattagagagagaagagctatTATTTACGTATTAACTGCGTTTAGCTCTTTACttgtcattttctgtaaaccctTCTGTTGAATTCTACGTTAAATAAAAGGATCAGATCCAATTCATCCCCATCAATATCCGTATTATATAcattgtcgatttcatacatcaacaatttggcgcccaccgtggggctgAACGGAATCCTTTCATTTTGATGAAAAGATTTGAAGACAAAGGCGCTTTCGGAAAACCAGAAGCATGTCTCACACCAATCTCTCCAGCAACGAAGGCGTCGATTCTTCCGCAGCCCGCGATGTGTCTCCCAGACGCACCATATGGGGGCGCACGCGTGCGAGGACGAACCAGCTCCAAGGTGTCAACAGGACCTAAGAAGCTACGGGCGAGCACGCAACACTCACAGACCGCGCAGCAGTAGGCGCTACGCGCATCGCTCCAACCAATGGCGTAGCCGTAGGTGCTACGTCCCCTGTTCGTGAAACCACTGGTGTCAATCCAACCGACCACGAAGTCGTAGGCGCTACGCGCGTCACTCCGACAAATGGCTTAACCAATGGCCCTATCCCTCCTGATCGTGTAACTGCTGTCGACACTCCGAATAACCGCAAAGCTATAGGCAATACGCCTATCACTCATCCTCATCATACATCAACATCCGCACGTGTTACAATCAACCAAGCCGCGCTCAAACAAGCCGTGCGAAGAACCCTAGATCTGATGAGCGGTCAAGCAGCGCAGATGGCATCTCAAGGACAAAGTGACCACACAATGCGTCATAGGTGACGATCTGAGCCTCGACACGAACAAAATAAAGACGCACTGGCGCCATGCACTCCGGGAGCTGAGCACAACACTCCGCAAGCTGAGCACAACACTCCGCGAGCTGAGCACAACATACCGCGACTTGAGCACAACGCCGCTACCATTCCGCACACTGAGCACAACGCTAATGGAAGGCCTCGTCTCTTGTCGATCGTTGTTGGACCTAATGGCGAGCAGCCAAAGGTAGACACAATCcggacaacaacaagaacagacCAATTCCATAAGATGGAAAGGGAGACCCCACCATCTTCCTGAAATCAATGACGATCCACATCAATCGGTCGTATTTCTCACCTGAGGAAGCAGACGCGGGAAGCTGTCAGTTGTTAGTCGAGAGTGTTTCCGGCGAAGCGCTCAATTGGTTCTCCAGACTTGAGGCCAACTCGATCGATGGATACAAAGCATTAACAAGTGCATTCCTTCAGCATCACCAGTGCTTCATGTGCACACCTGCGTCAAATGCCGACCTGTGGAGAATGTATCAGAAGCGTAAAGAGTCATTACGGACTTTCATGGAAAGGTTTAAAGGTGTCATGTCCCAACTCGCTATAAGTGATGCTTCCGCAATCGGTGCGTTAAAAAATGCGCTCGCCCGTGACACCAGATTCAAGGACGACCTAACAATCCTGCCCGTCACAAGTTTAGGCGAAGTACTGGCACGTGCAAACCGATACATTCAAGTCGATGAAGACAAAGATAAGAGGAACCCGGATCAACCGGCGGCAGTAAAAAAAAGTACACGAAAAGGTCCCAAGCTCAAAAGGCAAGGCTGTAGACAAATACTACGGGCCACATCAACACTACAACAAGGACTACGCCCGTGACGAGAAAGGAAGAAAAGCGACGACGTTCGCTATCGATGGAAAAGAACAGCAGCAAAATAAACCTTGGAACAAATACTATCGCGAGTCCGACAATCCCGGCTACAAAGGCAAGCGCCCGTATTGCAAGTTTCACAGATTCAACGGACACTCAACCGAAGAGTGCAAAACACTTCAAATGCTGCTTTTGCATAAATACAAGAGAGGAGACGTTGATATAGAACGAGAGCGGAGAAAGGTTAACACACACAAAGACAACCAGTACTGTCTGGGAGACGAGCAGCAGCACGACAGGCAGCGTGAAGAGGAAGCTGTGGCACAAAATGACCGAGCATGGGAAATCGTTCGCCTACCTCCTCCCCCGAAACGAAACCACGACGCGGAGGAGCGCGATGAACCACCAGCTCCACGCCGGAGGATACACATGATCATGGGCGGTTTGTCAACAAGCCGCGACTCTGTTCGGTCGATCCAAGCCTACTGCCgcgaaacagaaacaaagcgcAACATGCCTTCCCATAGCAACATGTTCAAAACATCCTCCGATCCTATTACGTTTACTGAAGAGGACGCGCACAACGCAAGTCCAAACAACAACCCGCTTGTTGTAGAAATGGTGATTGGGGAAAGCTCTGTGACAAGAATTCTTATTGACACTAGGAGCTCGGTCAATATAATATTCAAGGATGTACTGATCCAGATGGAGATTGATCTGCGCAACACGGCCCATGAAACGCAGCCCCTGACAGGATTCAGCGGAGACACCATCAGGACTGTCGGAACTATAACACTTCCAATCTACGTCGGCGGCACGATGCATTGCTTTAACTTTGGAATTTTGGACAACCCCATCGTCTACAATGTCATTCTGGGAACACCGTGGCTTCACAAGATGCTTGTCGTTGCTTCTACTTACCATCAATGTGTCAAGTTCCCAAACGCGTACGGAATCTATACGCTGCGCGGAGATCCTCTGATGGTGCGAACTTGTTTCATCATCGAGAAAAAGATGCGGAATGCAAGGTCCTTCATAAAATCCGAATCTGCACCACCACGAGATCCATGCATACCTCCACCAAAAGAATTTGTAATCCAAGTAAACATCGATTTGTCCAATTCCAAGCGTTGTGTGGGAATAGGTGCCGAGCTACCAATCGCTCTGAGAGACGAACTCGTTCAAGTTCTTACATAAAAACGCAACCACCTTCGTATGGACGATAGACGATATGACTGGAATCGACCCTAGCATTACATGCCACGAGCTCAACGTTGATCCGACTTACAAGCCCGTCAAGAAAAAGCGTCGAAAGCTCGGTGCAGAACGCGCAACCGCAGTAAATGACGAGGTATGGAAACTACATGATGCGGGATCAATCACTGAAGTTTGCTATCCAGATTGGCTGAGCAACCCGGTCgtagttaagaagaagaatggtaGGTGGAGAGTGTGCGTCGACTTCACATACCTCAACAAAGCCTGTCCGAAAGACAGTTTTCCTCTTCTGTGCATTGATCAACTCGTCGAAGCCACAGCTGGAAACGAATTTTTATCTTTCATGGATGCATTCTCGGGCTACAACCAGATAATGATGCACAAGAACGACCGTGAAAAGACTGCGTTTATTACCGAACAAAGCACTTTCTGCTACAGAGTCATGCCCTTTGGATTAAAAAATGCGGGAGCAACGTATCAGCGACTAGTGAACCGCATGTTCTCAAGTCAACTTAAGAGAACAATGGAAGTGTACATTGATGATATGCTCGTCAAGTCAGCTCAGGCAATGTTTCGAGATACTCAACAAGTACAGCATGAAACTGAACCCGGTGAAATGCACTTTTGGCGTTACTTCCGGCGAATTCTTGGGATACCTCGTTACAAAGCGCGGTATAGAAGCAAATCCGAAGCAGATTTTGGCAATCATCAACCTTCCATCTCAAGGGAATACCCGCGAGGTACAACGCCTTACTGGACGCATTGCCGCACTGAATCATTTCATCTCTCGCTCAACGGACAAGTGCTTGCCGTTTTACCAGCTCCTCCGTGGAAATAAACGTTTCGAGTGGGATAAGAAGTGCGAACTGGCATTCAAGCAACCGAAAGATTACCTATCATCTCCACCAGTCTTAGCCAAACCTGAGCAAGGAGAAATTTTGTATCTCTACATCGCTATCTCTTGTTCGGCTGTAAGTGGCATACTCGTAAGAGAACACCAAGGAGAGCAACATTCTATCTTCTACGTGAGCAAGACTCTCGATGGAGACGAACTCCGATATCTGACTCTTGAGAAGCTCGCCTAGGCACTAATCGCCTAGGCACTAATTGCTTTCTCTGCTTCTAACAACGACACTGAGTATGAAGCACTAATTGCTGGATTGCGTCTCGCACACGGAATCAGAGTCAAGAAGATCCAAGCCTACTGTGGTTCTCAGCTGGTAACACATCAGTTTAGTGGAGATTATGCAACAAGACATGCGCGCATGGATGCCTACCTCAAAGTCGTTCTTGACTTGTACCAAAAGTTCGAGTTCTTTGAGCTCATCAAGATTCCATGCAGCGACAATGCTCCAGCCGATGCACTCGCGACTCTCGCTCCTGCATCAGAACCTAATCTTCGCCGAGTACTACCTGTAGAGAGCATTGATCAACCAAGCATCGATGTCAATTTGTTGCCTCCTGCTCCAGCTACATTTCTTGAAGCAGCGCCCTCACCACACACATCAGCAAGCTCAAGCAACATCCTAGCAGTTTCCAGTGCAGCGCCCGCAGCACCAGCGGCCACCCCAGCCCCAGCCCCAGCAACAACAGCACCTGCTTTAACAGCTCCTGCTAATCCCGCTAACAACGACTTGCAAGCTGAAATCATCCAATACATAGCTGACGGGATAAGTCCAAATGATAAGTGGGAAACTAGACGATTGCATGCTAAGTGTGCACAATACACAATGTTGGACGGTAACCTGTTTCGTCGGGATCCAAACGGCACTCTTCTCATCTGTGTCGTCACAAAAGACGTCAACACATCATGCGGGAGGTCCACGAAGGCGCAGGCGGCAACCACTCAAGCGAACATGCTCTAGCACTTCGAATCCATCGCAATGGACATTTCTGGCCAA
The Camelina sativa cultivar DH55 chromosome 15, Cs, whole genome shotgun sequence DNA segment above includes these coding regions:
- the LOC104748902 gene encoding uncharacterized protein LOC104748902, which produces MDAYLKVVLDLYQKFEFFELIKIPCSDNAPADALATLAPASEPNLRRVLPVESIDQPSIDVNLLPPAPATFLEAAPSPHTSASSSNILAVSSAAPAAPAATPAPAPATTAPALTAPANPANNDLQAEIIQYIADGISPNDKWETRRLHAKCAQYTMLDGNLFRRDPNGTLLICVVTKDVNTSCGRSTKAQAATTQANML
- the LOC104748901 gene encoding uncharacterized protein LOC104748901 — its product is MTIHINRSYFSPEEADAGSCQLLVESVSGEALNWFSRLEANSIDGYKALTSAFLQHHQCFMCTPASNADLWRMYQKRKESLRTFMERFKGVMSQLAISDASAIGALKNALARDTRFKDDLTILPVTSLGEVLARANRYIQVDEDKDKRNPDQPAADYARDEKGRKATTFAIDGKEQQQNKPWNKYYRESDNPGYKGKRPYCKFHRFNGHSTEECKTLQMLLLHKYKRGDVDIERERRKVNTHKDNQYCLGDEQQHDRQREEEAVAQNDRAWEIVRLPPPPKRNHDAEERDEPPAPRRRIHMIMGGLSTSRDSVRSIQAYCRETETKRNMPSHSNMFKTSSDPITFTEEDAHNASPNNNPLVVEMVIGESSVTRILIDTRSSVNIIFKDVLIQMEIDLRNTAHETQPLTGFSGDTIRTVGTITLPIYVGGTMHCFNFGILDNPIVYNVILGTPWLHKMLVVASTYHQCVKFPNAYGIYTLRGDPLMVRTCFIIEKKMRNARSFIKSESAPPRDPCIPPPKEFVIQVNIDLSNSKRCVGIGAELPIALRDELVQVLT